From Shewanella yunxiaonensis, the proteins below share one genomic window:
- the rfbC gene encoding dTDP-4-dehydrorhamnose 3,5-epimerase gives MNIIDTKIPAVKIIEPKVFGDGRGFFFESFNQQQFEAAVGYPVKFVQDNHSKSSKGVLRGLHYQLPPYAQGKLVRCVVGEVFDVAVDIRETSPTFGKWVGVNLSAENKRQLWIPEGFAHGFVTISNTAEFLYKTTNYYSKESERSILWNDNQIGIIWPFDGELNLSEKDKLATKFLSSDLFK, from the coding sequence ATGAACATTATCGACACCAAGATCCCCGCCGTAAAGATCATTGAGCCAAAAGTATTTGGTGACGGACGTGGTTTTTTCTTTGAAAGTTTTAACCAGCAGCAATTTGAAGCGGCAGTAGGTTATCCAGTTAAATTTGTGCAAGATAACCATTCTAAGTCAAGTAAAGGGGTATTAAGAGGTTTACATTATCAATTGCCTCCTTATGCTCAAGGCAAATTAGTTAGATGCGTTGTGGGGGAGGTATTTGATGTTGCGGTGGATATTCGCGAAACTTCTCCAACATTTGGAAAGTGGGTTGGGGTTAACCTTTCAGCGGAAAATAAGCGTCAGCTATGGATCCCAGAAGGATTCGCTCACGGTTTTGTAACAATAAGTAACACTGCGGAATTTTTATATAAAACTACAAATTATTATTCGAAAGAAAGTGAACGTTCAATTCTGTGGAATGACAATCAAATAGGAATTATATGGCCTTTTGACGGTGAACTAAATTTATCTGAAAAAGATAAGTTGGCAACCAAATTTTTATCATCAGACCTATTTAAATAA
- a CDS encoding CDP-glycerol glycerophosphotransferase family protein, translated as MSFLIRKIIYLSTWIISFFIPRNKKKLILGAWFGQEYGDNTKYFLRYLLKNYKGCFDITWVCKSEAVLCKINEEFGGEVRVVLSGKPRAFYHQLRAAFFFTVTGRADVDYHLLGGATHIELWHGIPLKKINYDTYTSSGKRLRRIAEFLHKKKYFVVGPSKGLIKTYCSAFDIEEEKILNIGQCRTDVFFDNSLEFETLPDILKGKYILYMPTHRYEGNVIFKFDDLLDLEFIDSLCESLGCKFVIKKHFYHKENNPELNRFSNIVDITDMKIDPLILLKHSQALITDYSSCYIDYLLIGKPIIFYCYDLENYIENERGLYRQFEDAIPSEPVFNKYSLNLKLNTIFECEKSDKYISTCLFYHDKFPGINYYQSSSEKLVSLLFSGSIKK; from the coding sequence ATGTCATTTCTTATAAGAAAAATAATTTATTTATCTACATGGATAATCAGTTTTTTTATTCCTAGGAATAAAAAAAAATTAATACTTGGCGCTTGGTTTGGTCAAGAATATGGGGATAATACGAAATATTTTTTACGTTATCTGCTTAAAAATTACAAAGGATGTTTTGATATTACTTGGGTTTGTAAGAGTGAAGCTGTTTTATGTAAAATTAATGAAGAGTTTGGTGGCGAAGTTAGAGTTGTTTTGTCAGGAAAACCTAGAGCTTTCTATCATCAGTTAAGAGCAGCATTTTTTTTTACTGTAACAGGTAGAGCTGATGTTGACTATCATCTACTCGGTGGTGCTACACATATTGAGTTGTGGCACGGAATTCCATTGAAGAAAATTAACTATGATACATATACATCCTCTGGTAAAAGATTAAGAAGAATAGCGGAATTTTTACATAAAAAAAAATATTTCGTCGTTGGTCCGAGCAAGGGATTAATAAAAACTTACTGTTCGGCATTCGATATAGAAGAAGAAAAAATTTTGAATATCGGTCAATGCAGAACAGATGTTTTTTTTGATAATTCTTTAGAATTTGAGACTTTACCTGATATCTTAAAAGGAAAGTATATATTATATATGCCAACTCATAGATATGAAGGCAATGTAATTTTTAAATTTGATGATCTTCTTGATTTAGAATTTATTGATTCTCTTTGTGAATCATTAGGATGCAAGTTTGTTATTAAAAAACACTTTTATCACAAAGAGAATAATCCTGAATTGAATAGGTTTAGTAATATTGTTGACATTACTGATATGAAAATAGATCCATTAATATTGCTCAAGCATTCTCAGGCTCTAATTACTGACTACTCAAGTTGTTATATAGATTATTTGCTTATTGGTAAGCCGATAATCTTTTATTGCTATGACCTTGAAAATTATATAGAGAATGAGCGTGGACTATATCGTCAGTTTGAAGATGCAATTCCTTCTGAACCTGTTTTTAATAAATACTCACTAAATTTAAAGTTGAATACCATTTTTGAATGTGAAAAAAGTGATAAATACATTAGCACCTGTCTTTTTTATCATGATAAATTTCCAGGTATAAATTACTATCAATCTTCTTCAGAGAAATTGGTATCTCTACTGTTTTCAGGTTCTATTAAAAAATGA
- a CDS encoding oligosaccharide flippase family protein has product MQENNLKKNIVAMIIVQFSNYIAPLLVFPYLTRVLGLEGFGIVAMAMSLCAIALVFIDYGFCLSAPHWLAKNKNKKDEVANYVGAVYLIKVCLFLIVSLVILFYLNITNKIPHDPALQFGLIASIFFASLQPSWFFVGIERMKHVTTFMVAAKLSYLALVFLFVKEHSQISTVFICFAISSFFASAIGFYFIYKEKYWIAFPHHSTIYIVIKNSAIFFISRLAVGLYTSASTFIIGTFVGFNAAALYSSAEKIYQAGQSVTSPVSQVLFPYLTRTGNKKVLYKTVLLLLVPLVIGVSGCIYYAENIMVLFFGTQFSDGADILRIFLVTLLFTFVSVNFGYPAFASVGRVDFANKTVIFAATIQVVSLIILYTTDNISTINLCYSILFVEFVVMLTRVCLFFVQVKIQSSTT; this is encoded by the coding sequence TTGCAAGAGAATAACTTAAAAAAAAATATTGTTGCAATGATAATAGTGCAATTTTCTAATTACATTGCCCCTTTGTTGGTATTTCCTTATCTCACAAGGGTACTTGGCTTAGAAGGCTTTGGTATTGTTGCAATGGCAATGTCACTATGTGCGATAGCATTAGTTTTTATTGATTACGGTTTTTGCTTATCTGCACCTCATTGGCTAGCTAAGAACAAAAATAAAAAAGATGAGGTTGCTAATTATGTTGGTGCTGTGTATTTAATAAAAGTCTGTTTGTTTTTAATTGTTTCTTTGGTGATACTTTTCTATTTGAATATTACCAATAAAATTCCACATGATCCTGCTCTTCAATTTGGGCTTATAGCGTCTATTTTTTTCGCTTCGCTTCAACCAAGCTGGTTTTTTGTCGGGATTGAGAGGATGAAACATGTTACTACATTTATGGTGGCTGCAAAACTTTCATACCTAGCACTAGTTTTTTTATTTGTGAAAGAACATTCGCAAATATCAACGGTATTCATTTGTTTTGCAATAAGTAGTTTCTTTGCTTCAGCTATTGGTTTTTATTTTATATACAAAGAAAAATATTGGATTGCCTTTCCACATCATTCTACTATCTATATCGTTATTAAAAATAGTGCAATATTTTTTATTTCCCGTTTGGCTGTTGGGTTATATACCAGTGCTAGTACTTTTATAATAGGTACATTTGTGGGTTTTAATGCAGCTGCTTTATATAGCAGCGCCGAGAAAATCTATCAAGCTGGTCAGAGTGTGACATCACCCGTAAGCCAAGTGCTATTTCCTTACTTAACACGAACCGGGAATAAAAAAGTATTATATAAAACGGTGTTATTATTATTAGTCCCGCTTGTGATTGGTGTGTCAGGTTGCATTTACTATGCTGAAAATATAATGGTGTTGTTTTTTGGAACGCAATTTAGCGATGGCGCAGACATATTAAGGATTTTTTTAGTTACACTGTTATTTACATTTGTGAGTGTTAATTTTGGCTATCCGGCATTTGCATCTGTTGGTAGAGTTGACTTTGCTAATAAAACAGTAATATTCGCTGCTACTATACAGGTAGTTAGTTTAATTATACTATATACGACTGATAATATTAGTACTATTAATTTGTGTTATAGTATTTTGTTTGTTGAATTTGTTGTTATGTTAACTAGGGTTTGTCTTTTTTTTGTGCAGGTAAAGATACAGAGTTCAACTACGTAA
- a CDS encoding adenylyltransferase/cytidyltransferase family protein, giving the protein MKDVVITYGTFDLFHVGHVRLLKRLKALGDKLVVGISSDEFNKIKGKTSFFSYDERAEIVGACKYVDEVFAEHHWEQKIDDIIRYNATIFAMGDDWKGRFDHLEPYCKVIYLQRTEEISTTSIKSQLSQINRSELDRIQNSLHDVIEIVKAMGPQQ; this is encoded by the coding sequence ATGAAGGATGTTGTTATTACATATGGAACGTTTGATTTGTTTCATGTCGGTCATGTTCGTTTATTAAAAAGATTGAAGGCATTGGGCGATAAATTAGTGGTTGGTATATCTTCCGATGAGTTTAATAAGATCAAAGGTAAAACATCTTTTTTCTCATATGACGAAAGAGCTGAAATCGTTGGAGCTTGTAAATACGTTGATGAAGTATTTGCAGAACATCATTGGGAGCAGAAAATTGATGATATTATCAGATATAATGCTACCATTTTTGCGATGGGAGATGACTGGAAAGGTCGATTTGACCATCTAGAACCGTATTGCAAAGTTATTTATTTGCAACGAACGGAAGAAATATCCACGACTTCAATTAAATCTCAGTTATCACAAATAAATAGAAGCGAATTAGATAGGATTCAGAATTCTTTACATGATGTTATTGAGATCGTAAAGGCTATGGGACCTCAACAATAA